A genomic window from Synechococcus sp. CBW1107 includes:
- a CDS encoding transketolase C-terminal domain-containing protein, whose amino-acid sequence MTASTTPFAIDLSAYRPLSLDPAQTSLSVSEREALSANIQLCRDAIIFFTATGAARGVGGHSGGPYDTVPEVMILDAFFRGAPDRFLPVFFDEAGHRVATQYLISVLRGQLPAEVLLEYRAAHSRLPGHPELGLTPGVQFSSGRLGHLWPFVNGVALANPGKTVFCLGSDGAQQEGDNAEAARFAVAHGLNVKLVIDDNDVTIAGHPSQYQPGYDLERTLAGHGLATLSGDGEDLDDLHGRLCRAVASDGPVAVINKRPMAVGIDGLEGSTHGHDVIPVDLAIAYLEKRGQDGAATYLKGIVKPANPATFLGSGQRLEANRNVFGDAVVEILGAMAPETRKDTVLVVDSDLEGSCGLAQIRKAHPEIFVSGGIMERANFSAAAGFGMEAGRQGIFATFSAFLEMIISEITMARLNGANVLSHFSHAGIDDMADNTCHFGLNNLFADNGLEEDSTTRLYFPADAAQMKACVQAVFNDPGLRFIFSTRSKVPNLLDADGGELHGEGYVFESGKDELVRQGSAGYVVSFGECLYRALDAVERLRAEGLDVGLINKPTLNVVDEAMLARAGASPFVLVVESFNRRTGLGSRYGTWLLERGFTPRYSHLGTYREGCGGLWEQFPHQGLDPDGIISHVKGMLG is encoded by the coding sequence ATGACCGCCTCCACGACTCCGTTTGCGATCGATCTGAGTGCCTACCGGCCGCTGAGCCTCGATCCCGCCCAGACCAGCCTCAGCGTCAGCGAGCGGGAGGCCCTCAGCGCCAACATCCAGCTCTGCCGCGACGCGATCATCTTCTTCACGGCCACCGGCGCGGCCCGGGGCGTGGGCGGCCACAGCGGCGGTCCCTACGACACCGTGCCGGAAGTGATGATCCTCGATGCCTTCTTCCGCGGGGCACCCGATCGCTTTCTGCCGGTGTTCTTCGACGAGGCGGGCCACCGGGTGGCCACGCAGTATCTGATCAGCGTGCTGCGCGGTCAGCTGCCGGCGGAGGTGCTGCTGGAGTACAGGGCCGCCCATTCGCGGCTGCCGGGCCACCCGGAGCTGGGCCTCACGCCGGGTGTGCAGTTCAGCTCCGGCCGCCTGGGGCACCTCTGGCCGTTCGTGAACGGCGTGGCCCTGGCCAACCCCGGCAAGACCGTGTTCTGCCTCGGCTCCGACGGCGCCCAGCAGGAGGGCGATAACGCCGAGGCGGCCCGCTTCGCCGTGGCCCATGGGCTGAACGTGAAGCTGGTGATCGACGACAACGACGTGACCATCGCCGGCCATCCGTCGCAGTACCAGCCCGGCTACGACCTGGAGCGCACCCTGGCCGGCCATGGGCTGGCCACCCTCAGTGGCGACGGCGAGGATCTCGATGATCTGCATGGTCGCCTCTGCCGCGCGGTGGCCAGCGACGGCCCGGTGGCGGTGATCAACAAGCGGCCGATGGCGGTGGGAATCGACGGGCTGGAGGGTTCCACCCACGGCCACGACGTGATCCCGGTGGACCTGGCGATCGCCTACCTGGAGAAGCGCGGCCAGGACGGGGCCGCCACGTATCTCAAGGGCATCGTCAAGCCCGCCAATCCCGCCACCTTCCTGGGCTCAGGCCAGCGGCTGGAGGCGAACCGCAACGTGTTCGGCGATGCGGTGGTGGAGATCCTCGGCGCGATGGCTCCCGAAACCCGCAAGGACACCGTGCTGGTGGTGGACAGCGATCTGGAGGGCTCCTGCGGCCTGGCCCAGATCCGCAAGGCCCATCCGGAGATCTTCGTGAGCGGCGGCATCATGGAGAGGGCCAACTTCTCGGCGGCCGCCGGCTTCGGCATGGAGGCCGGCCGCCAGGGAATCTTCGCCACCTTCAGCGCCTTCCTGGAGATGATCATCTCCGAAATCACCATGGCGCGGCTCAACGGCGCCAATGTGCTGAGCCACTTCTCCCATGCCGGCATCGACGACATGGCGGACAACACCTGCCATTTCGGCCTCAACAACCTCTTCGCTGACAACGGCCTCGAGGAGGACAGCACGACCCGCCTGTACTTCCCGGCCGATGCGGCCCAGATGAAGGCCTGCGTGCAGGCCGTGTTCAACGATCCGGGTCTGCGCTTCATCTTCTCGACCCGCTCGAAGGTGCCCAACCTGCTTGATGCCGACGGCGGCGAGCTGCACGGGGAGGGCTATGTCTTCGAGAGCGGCAAGGACGAGCTGGTGCGCCAGGGCAGCGCCGGCTATGTGGTGAGCTTCGGGGAATGTCTCTACCGCGCCCTCGATGCGGTTGAGCGGCTGCGGGCCGAGGGCCTCGACGTGGGTCTGATCAACAAACCCACCCTCAATGTGGTCGATGAAGCGATGCTCGCCAGAGCGGGCGCCTCACCCTTCGTGCTGGTGGTGGAATCCTTCAACCGCCGCACCGGACTGGGCAGCCGCTACGGCACCTGGCTGCTGGAGCGGGGGTTCACGCCGCGCTACAGCCACCTGGGCACCTACCGGGAGGGCTGCGGCGGCCTCTGGGAGCAGTTTCCCCACCAGGGCCTCGATCCCGACGGCATCATCAGCCATGTGAAGGGGATGCTGGGCTGA
- a CDS encoding ABC transporter ATP-binding protein yields MLQLRRITKVYRMGEVDVPILHGIDLTVLRGEYVAIVGTSGSGKSTLMNILGCLEQPSSGQYYFDAREITRLSDNERTDIRNIQIGFVFQQFNLLPRLTALQNVMLPMVYAGYARAERRERAEALLEQVGLADRLANRPNQLSGGQQQRVAIARALVNQPELLLADEPTGALDTRTGGEVIELISGLHASGLTIVLVTHDPSVARNSGRIIQLQDGRILADQPLPPVGQGR; encoded by the coding sequence ATGCTGCAACTGCGCCGGATCACCAAGGTGTATCGGATGGGCGAGGTGGACGTGCCGATCCTGCACGGCATCGATCTCACGGTGCTGCGCGGCGAGTACGTGGCGATCGTGGGAACCTCCGGCTCGGGGAAATCCACCTTGATGAACATCCTCGGCTGTCTGGAGCAGCCCAGCAGTGGCCAGTACTACTTCGATGCCCGCGAGATCACGCGGCTGAGCGACAACGAACGCACCGACATCCGCAACATCCAGATCGGGTTCGTCTTCCAGCAGTTCAATCTGCTGCCCCGCCTCACCGCTCTCCAGAACGTGATGCTGCCGATGGTCTATGCGGGTTACGCCAGGGCCGAGCGGCGCGAGAGAGCCGAAGCCCTGCTGGAGCAGGTGGGGCTCGCCGATCGCCTGGCCAATCGCCCCAATCAACTCTCCGGAGGGCAGCAGCAGCGGGTGGCGATCGCCCGGGCGCTCGTGAACCAGCCCGAGCTGCTGCTGGCCGATGAACCCACTGGGGCGCTGGATACCCGCACCGGCGGGGAGGTGATCGAGCTGATCTCGGGGCTCCACGCCAGTGGCCTCACGATCGTGCTGGTCACCCACGACCCTTCAGTGGCCCGGAACAGTGGCCGGATCATCCAGCTCCAGGACGGCCGGATCCTCGCCGATCAACCTCTGCCGCCCGTCGGCCAGGGGCGCTGA
- a CDS encoding ABC transporter permease, with the protein MGPSLPGRPRRRQRGDLAETVALAWSSLLANRMRSALTMLGVIIGIGAVISMVTIGRGAQLQTENQLKSLGSNLLFVQSGVAAGGGPVSRGAGSATTLIWDDARAIAASCAAVADVAPNLSRRSQVVLGERNTSTTIVGTTPAYEAVRDFLPLSGRFFNEAELNQAARVAVLGQTVVDSLGLTAQSALDRMIRIRGETFTVIGTLEYKGSTGFRDQDDQVLIPLTTMASRIVGVNTTAGVSVDSIAVSARSAESMEAAEYQITNLLRLRHRIVPPRDDDFFIRNQADLVNASNAVANVFTALLGGSAAISLLVGGIGIMNIMLVSVTERTREIGIRRAIGARCSDILRQFLIESTVLSLAGGLLGVLLGVVASLAINAAFGWSSGIAVDAVGWSLAFCLLIGVFFGAYPANRAAQLDPMTALRSD; encoded by the coding sequence ATGGGTCCCTCTCTCCCGGGTCGTCCGCGCCGGCGGCAACGCGGCGATCTGGCCGAAACGGTCGCCCTGGCCTGGTCGTCGCTGCTGGCCAACCGGATGCGCTCGGCCCTGACGATGCTGGGGGTGATCATCGGCATCGGCGCCGTGATCAGCATGGTCACGATCGGGCGTGGCGCCCAGCTCCAGACCGAGAACCAGCTGAAATCACTGGGTTCGAACCTGCTCTTCGTGCAGAGCGGCGTCGCGGCCGGAGGAGGCCCTGTCTCGCGCGGCGCGGGCTCGGCCACCACCCTGATCTGGGACGATGCCAGGGCGATCGCCGCCTCCTGTGCCGCCGTGGCCGACGTGGCCCCGAACCTCTCCCGGCGCAGCCAGGTGGTGCTGGGCGAGCGCAACACCAGCACCACCATCGTGGGCACCACCCCGGCCTACGAGGCCGTCAGGGATTTCCTGCCCCTGAGCGGTCGCTTCTTCAACGAGGCCGAACTCAATCAGGCCGCCAGGGTGGCCGTGCTTGGGCAGACGGTCGTGGACAGTCTGGGCCTGACGGCCCAGAGCGCCCTCGATCGCATGATCCGCATCCGCGGCGAGACCTTCACGGTGATCGGAACGCTGGAATACAAAGGCAGCACCGGCTTCCGCGATCAGGACGATCAGGTGCTGATCCCACTCACCACGATGGCGTCACGCATCGTCGGGGTGAACACCACGGCGGGCGTGTCGGTGGACAGCATCGCCGTCTCGGCGCGCTCGGCCGAGAGCATGGAAGCGGCCGAGTATCAGATCACCAATCTGCTGCGCCTGCGCCACCGGATCGTGCCGCCGCGGGACGATGACTTCTTCATCCGCAACCAGGCGGATCTGGTCAATGCCTCCAACGCCGTGGCCAATGTGTTCACGGCTCTGCTGGGGGGATCCGCGGCCATTTCCCTGCTGGTGGGAGGAATCGGGATCATGAACATCATGCTGGTGTCGGTCACCGAGCGCACCCGGGAGATCGGCATCCGCCGCGCCATCGGTGCCCGCTGCAGTGACATCCTGCGCCAGTTCCTGATCGAGTCCACCGTGCTCTCGTTGGCCGGTGGACTGCTGGGGGTGCTGCTCGGGGTGGTGGCGTCGCTGGCGATCAACGCGGCTTTCGGCTGGAGCAGCGGCATCGCCGTCGATGCGGTGGGATGGTCGCTGGCCTTCTGCCTGCTGATCGGGGTGTTCTTCGGGGCCTATCCGGCCAACAGAGCCGCTCAGCTCGATCCGATGACAGCGCTGCGCAGCGACTGA
- a CDS encoding efflux RND transporter periplasmic adaptor subunit, translating to MLPTSLRRWPVPGSSAATDADQLQRPAWRWPPPRRLIAAAALLALGLAGGGWLVWHQRQIRARRADLAARTAPVERRDVILKVTAAGSIRPTTPVNISPKQPGRVTALSVDQGDRVSAGQVLARMDDSNLLGSLLRAQGTVAAALANLEKLQAGNRPQEIEEARRTLQAAVAEQIAVGSTYRSNLQLYGSGAIARVAFDASRSAFLASEARVSALRAHLDLVRAGSRAEDIAAARAQLQQARGDLATIQAQVEDTVIRAPFAGVITQKYADVGAFVTPTTSASATSSATSSSILALASQLEAVANVAEVDVGAIRPGQAVDLQVDAFPRQVFRGTVRLVAPEAVVEDNVTSFQVRIALGEQARARLRSGMNLTASVLVGRQPDALLIPTPAIVSERGGTGVMVPGAGQRPQFRPVQVGATIGASTVVVSGLQDGDRVYVSAPGRRRPNSRPVTGASPFQQPRGQGRMPR from the coding sequence ATGCTGCCGACCAGCCTGCGCCGATGGCCGGTACCGGGATCCTCCGCGGCTACGGATGCTGATCAGCTCCAACGGCCAGCGTGGCGCTGGCCGCCCCCACGCCGGCTGATCGCTGCGGCAGCGCTGCTGGCGCTGGGGCTGGCCGGCGGTGGCTGGCTGGTCTGGCACCAGCGGCAGATCCGGGCCAGGCGGGCAGACCTGGCCGCCCGGACCGCGCCGGTGGAGCGCCGTGACGTGATCCTGAAGGTCACGGCCGCCGGCTCGATCCGTCCCACGACGCCGGTGAACATCAGTCCGAAGCAACCCGGCCGGGTCACGGCGCTGAGCGTGGATCAGGGGGATCGGGTCAGCGCCGGACAGGTCCTGGCGCGGATGGACGACAGCAACCTGCTGGGCAGCCTGCTCAGGGCCCAGGGAACGGTGGCGGCGGCGCTGGCGAACCTCGAGAAGCTCCAGGCCGGCAACCGGCCCCAGGAGATCGAGGAGGCCCGGCGCACTCTGCAGGCGGCCGTGGCCGAGCAGATCGCCGTGGGCTCCACCTATCGCAGCAATCTCCAGCTCTATGGCTCCGGAGCGATCGCCCGTGTGGCCTTCGACGCCAGCCGCTCGGCGTTTCTCGCCAGCGAGGCACGGGTGAGCGCCCTGCGGGCACACCTGGATCTCGTCCGGGCCGGCAGCCGCGCCGAGGACATCGCGGCGGCCCGTGCCCAGCTGCAGCAGGCACGGGGTGATCTCGCCACGATCCAGGCCCAGGTGGAGGACACCGTGATCCGTGCCCCCTTCGCTGGGGTGATCACCCAGAAGTACGCCGATGTGGGCGCCTTCGTGACGCCCACCACCTCGGCCAGCGCCACCAGTTCGGCCACTTCCTCGTCGATCCTGGCGCTGGCCAGTCAGCTGGAGGCGGTGGCCAACGTGGCGGAGGTGGATGTGGGGGCGATCAGACCTGGCCAGGCGGTGGATCTTCAGGTGGATGCCTTCCCCCGCCAGGTGTTCCGGGGAACGGTGCGGCTGGTGGCTCCGGAAGCGGTGGTGGAGGACAACGTGACCAGCTTCCAGGTCAGGATCGCCCTGGGTGAGCAGGCACGCGCCAGGCTCCGCTCCGGCATGAACCTCACGGCCAGCGTGCTCGTGGGCCGGCAGCCGGATGCCCTGCTGATCCCCACCCCGGCGATCGTCAGCGAGCGGGGCGGCACCGGCGTGATGGTGCCGGGCGCCGGCCAGCGGCCCCAGTTCCGCCCCGTGCAGGTGGGCGCCACGATCGGCGCCAGCACGGTCGTGGTGAGCGGCCTGCAGGACGGGGATCGGGTCTATGTGTCGGCACCGGGACGGCGCCGCCCCAACAGCCGGCCGGTCACGGGTGCCTCGCCCTTCCAGCAGCCGCGCGGCCAGGGCCGGATGCCGCGCTGA
- a CDS encoding APC family permease, with product MFPGSAGGTGRSGLHRWLIGEPLPTSAHAEERLSNGEALAILSSDALSSVAYASQEILLVLSLAGAAALSLTVPITGLIVALMLVVAVSYRQTIKAYPHGGGSYRVSHDNLGVVPGLVAGASLAIDYVLTVSVSVAAGIAAITSLLPQLAVERIPLCLLAVALLMLVNLRGVRSSARLLSLPTFLFMGLVLTLVVLGLVKLRLGLLPPLDVPDQAGQLARIQGGELAVLGPVLLMRAFSSGCAALTGIEAISDSVMVFKPVEWRNARRVLTGMVIVLAVMFSGISVLASQLGLVYVENGPTLLYQLGERIFANGLLLSVLQLSTLLILLLAANTAYADFPRLSAFLAQDGYMPRQLASLGDRLVFSNGIVLLSGFATVLLLVFEGSVTRLLPLYAVGVFTSFTLSQAGMVAHWWKERQKGWLGKALVNGFGSLVTGVVCAVLLYSKFRLGAWVIVVAVPLLVTLLLTIKAHYRQVARRLRLAPEVRLHLPEPLREGGSPVVLLVGQLHRGSFEALRYARTIADSLVAVHVDLGDGRAESFREQWQRQLPDVELVILPSPYRSLIDPVRAFIHQFEIEHGNGGDQFCTVVLPVFVTRHGWENLLHNQSTYVLRHALRREGTRVVTTVGFYL from the coding sequence TTGTTCCCTGGATCCGCGGGCGGCACGGGCCGTTCAGGTCTGCACCGCTGGTTGATCGGTGAGCCCCTGCCCACCAGCGCCCATGCCGAGGAGCGCCTCAGTAACGGCGAAGCCCTGGCGATCCTGAGCTCCGACGCTCTCTCCTCGGTGGCCTATGCCAGCCAGGAGATCCTGCTGGTGCTGAGCCTGGCCGGTGCCGCCGCCCTCAGCCTCACCGTGCCGATCACCGGCCTGATCGTGGCGCTGATGCTGGTGGTGGCGGTCAGCTACCGCCAGACGATCAAGGCCTATCCCCATGGGGGAGGCTCCTACCGGGTCTCCCACGACAACCTGGGGGTGGTGCCGGGTCTGGTGGCCGGGGCCTCCCTGGCCATCGACTACGTGCTGACCGTGTCGGTGAGCGTGGCGGCCGGCATCGCCGCGATCACCTCCCTTCTGCCGCAGCTGGCTGTGGAGCGGATTCCCCTCTGCCTGCTGGCGGTGGCGCTGCTGATGCTCGTGAATCTGCGCGGGGTGCGCTCCAGTGCGCGCCTGCTCAGCCTGCCCACCTTCCTGTTCATGGGCCTCGTGCTCACCCTTGTGGTGCTGGGGCTGGTGAAGCTCCGGCTCGGCCTGCTGCCGCCTCTCGACGTGCCTGATCAGGCCGGGCAGCTGGCGCGGATTCAGGGGGGTGAGCTGGCGGTTCTGGGGCCGGTGCTGCTGATGCGTGCCTTCAGTTCCGGTTGCGCGGCCCTCACGGGCATCGAGGCCATCAGCGACAGCGTGATGGTGTTCAAGCCGGTGGAATGGCGCAATGCGCGCCGGGTGCTCACCGGCATGGTGATCGTGCTGGCGGTGATGTTCAGCGGCATCAGCGTGCTGGCCAGTCAGCTGGGCCTGGTGTATGTGGAGAACGGTCCCACGCTGCTCTACCAGCTGGGGGAACGCATCTTCGCGAATGGACTGCTGCTCTCGGTGCTGCAGCTGAGCACCCTGCTGATCCTGCTGCTGGCGGCCAACACCGCCTATGCCGATTTCCCCCGCCTCTCGGCCTTCCTGGCCCAGGACGGCTACATGCCCCGGCAGCTGGCCTCCCTGGGTGACCGTCTGGTGTTCAGCAACGGCATCGTCCTGCTGAGCGGATTCGCCACGGTGCTGCTGCTGGTGTTCGAGGGCAGCGTCACGCGCCTCCTCCCGCTCTATGCCGTGGGGGTGTTCACCAGCTTCACCCTCTCCCAGGCGGGCATGGTGGCGCACTGGTGGAAGGAGCGGCAGAAGGGCTGGCTCGGCAAGGCTCTGGTCAATGGATTCGGTTCTCTGGTCACGGGGGTGGTCTGCGCGGTGCTGCTGTACAGCAAATTCCGCCTCGGCGCCTGGGTGATCGTGGTGGCGGTGCCGCTGCTGGTGACCCTGCTGCTCACGATCAAGGCCCACTACCGCCAGGTGGCACGACGCCTGCGCCTGGCTCCCGAGGTGCGCCTCCACCTGCCGGAACCCCTCCGGGAGGGCGGCTCGCCGGTGGTGCTGCTGGTGGGGCAGTTGCACCGCGGCAGCTTCGAGGCTCTGCGCTATGCGCGCACCATCGCCGACAGCCTGGTGGCGGTCCATGTGGATCTCGGAGACGGCCGCGCCGAGTCTTTCCGGGAGCAATGGCAGCGCCAGCTGCCGGACGTGGAGCTGGTGATCCTGCCCTCCCCCTACCGCTCCCTGATCGATCCGGTCAGAGCGTTCATCCACCAGTTCGAGATCGAGCACGGCAACGGAGGTGACCAGTTCTGCACCGTGGTGCTGCCGGTGTTCGTGACCCGGCACGGGTGGGAGAACCTGCTGCACAACCAGTCCACCTACGTCCTGCGCCATGCCCTGCGCCGGGAGGGGACCCGGGTGGTGACGACGGTGGGGTTCTATCTCTGA
- a CDS encoding YciI family protein → MAWFVKLEQGLVDRDHFDRHLQDHLDWVADLARRGHQPSSGYWRDRKGMNGAGAGGMLLFQAYDWQEAEEIVRGDPLIRSGCVSWVLHEWRVVAGAIPAGSPAPAP, encoded by the coding sequence ATGGCCTGGTTCGTGAAGCTCGAGCAGGGTCTGGTGGACCGTGACCATTTCGACCGTCACCTTCAGGATCATCTCGATTGGGTGGCCGATCTCGCACGGCGCGGGCATCAGCCCAGCAGCGGGTACTGGCGGGATCGCAAGGGCATGAACGGCGCCGGTGCCGGTGGCATGCTCCTGTTCCAGGCCTACGACTGGCAGGAGGCCGAGGAGATCGTGCGCGGCGATCCCCTCATCCGCTCCGGTTGTGTCAGCTGGGTGCTCCACGAATGGCGGGTGGTGGCCGGGGCGATTCCGGCCGGATCCCCCGCTCCCGCTCCATGA
- a CDS encoding ArsR family transcriptional regulator — protein MDVASLIEVTGFSQSHISRQLGQLQRAGLVRAEREGTRLIYEVADPLVHELCNLVQGRLRKRLEDQLHQLQAI, from the coding sequence ATGGATGTGGCGTCGCTGATCGAAGTCACGGGCTTCAGTCAGTCCCACATCAGCCGACAGCTCGGCCAGTTGCAGCGCGCTGGCCTGGTGCGGGCGGAGCGTGAGGGTACACGACTGATCTATGAGGTCGCGGATCCTCTGGTCCATGAACTCTGCAATCTCGTGCAGGGCCGGCTGCGCAAGCGTCTGGAGGATCAGCTGCATCAGCTGCAGGCCATCTGA
- a CDS encoding rhodanese-like domain-containing protein, with translation MAQSLSTDPRSAPEAAAMLAAASGGSTLLLRQLFDADTGTFTYLLADVASRQGVLIDAVFEQHERDLSLIQELGIKLVACLDTHAHADHVTGSWLMHDATGCAIGLAAAARAENVTLPLHHGDRVPFGGRHLEVRATPGHTNGCLTFVLDDQTMAFTGDALLVRGCGRCDFQDGNPHTLYRSITGQIFSLPETCRLYPGHDYNGRTVSSVAEEKAYNARLGGEADERDFVGYMENLQLPHPRRLAEALPANLRSGRPRGDTAPGPDDWAPIQRSYAGLPQLGPRWVREHQADLTLLDVRSAEEFNGPDGHIPGSLLIPLPELEQRQGEIPSGRPLVVLCHSGSRSALATLELLKAGRPHVANLQGGLRAWQRDGLPLDHPTPTHS, from the coding sequence ATGGCCCAGTCTCTCTCCACCGATCCTCGCTCCGCCCCGGAGGCGGCCGCCATGCTCGCGGCCGCCTCCGGCGGATCCACTCTGCTTCTCCGGCAGCTGTTCGATGCCGACACCGGCACCTTCACGTATCTGCTCGCCGATGTGGCGAGCAGACAGGGTGTGCTGATCGACGCGGTCTTCGAGCAGCACGAGCGTGACCTCTCCCTGATCCAGGAGCTGGGGATCAAGCTGGTGGCCTGCCTCGACACCCATGCCCACGCCGATCACGTCACCGGCAGCTGGCTGATGCACGACGCCACCGGCTGCGCCATCGGCCTGGCGGCCGCCGCCCGCGCCGAGAACGTCACCCTGCCGCTCCACCACGGCGATCGGGTGCCATTCGGCGGACGCCACCTGGAGGTGCGTGCCACCCCGGGCCACACCAACGGCTGCCTCACTTTCGTGCTCGACGACCAGACGATGGCCTTCACCGGCGACGCGCTGCTGGTGCGGGGCTGCGGACGCTGCGACTTCCAGGACGGCAACCCCCACACCCTCTACCGCTCGATCACCGGGCAGATCTTCTCCCTGCCCGAAACCTGTCGGCTCTACCCCGGCCACGACTACAACGGGCGCACCGTGAGCTCGGTCGCGGAGGAGAAGGCCTACAACGCCCGCCTCGGCGGCGAGGCCGACGAGCGCGACTTCGTGGGCTACATGGAGAATCTCCAGCTCCCCCACCCCCGCAGGCTGGCCGAGGCCCTGCCCGCCAACCTGCGCAGCGGCAGGCCCCGGGGGGACACGGCCCCCGGCCCGGACGACTGGGCCCCGATCCAGCGCAGTTATGCCGGCCTGCCCCAGCTCGGGCCCCGCTGGGTGCGCGAGCACCAGGCTGATCTCACCCTCCTGGACGTGCGCTCGGCCGAGGAATTCAACGGACCTGACGGGCACATCCCCGGCAGCCTGCTGATTCCCCTGCCGGAGCTGGAGCAGCGGCAGGGCGAAATCCCCTCCGGCCGGCCGCTGGTGGTGCTCTGCCATTCCGGCAGCCGCTCGGCCCTGGCCACCCTGGAGCTGCTCAAGGCCGGTCGCCCGCATGTGGCCAATCTGCAGGGGGGTCTGCGCGCCTGGCAGCGGGACGGCCTGCCGCTGGACCACCCCACACCCACCCACTCCTGA
- a CDS encoding sulfite exporter TauE/SafE family protein yields the protein MLTTGTLALLAAGGGLIGFLLAVLGAGGSILLMPLLISGVALPTREAVPLSLLVVTLLALGNVGPYLRRRQVAWRPALILGVPALAGSWIGGSLVKAGLIPEPVQLAVFALAALVASWLLTRRSTPREPLPRAGSAGAPISTTVSLALQGVVVGLLTGIAGVGGGFAIVPALVLLAGLPMPLASGTSLLLIAANSLVALTAQGHWPATSLPMMLPLLAGGALGGLVGQWLAPHLPERQLRRGFAALLIGSALLTGAEAWKRQTPPGTMKQAESAQPPSPAMSVRHDAASRP from the coding sequence GTGCTCACCACAGGCACCCTGGCGCTGCTGGCCGCGGGAGGCGGCCTGATCGGCTTTCTGCTGGCGGTGCTCGGCGCCGGAGGATCGATCCTGCTGATGCCCCTGCTGATCAGCGGCGTGGCCCTGCCCACCCGGGAGGCGGTGCCCCTGTCGCTGCTGGTGGTTACCCTGCTGGCCCTGGGCAACGTGGGGCCTTACCTCCGTCGCCGCCAGGTGGCCTGGCGGCCGGCCCTGATCCTGGGTGTGCCGGCCCTGGCCGGCAGCTGGATCGGCGGAAGCCTGGTGAAGGCCGGCCTGATCCCTGAACCCGTCCAGCTGGCGGTGTTCGCCCTGGCGGCGCTGGTGGCCTCCTGGCTGCTGACCCGCCGCTCGACGCCGCGGGAGCCCCTGCCCCGGGCCGGCAGTGCAGGAGCGCCGATCAGCACCACGGTCTCCCTGGCCCTGCAGGGGGTGGTGGTGGGTCTGCTCACCGGCATCGCCGGCGTGGGAGGCGGGTTCGCGATCGTGCCGGCCCTGGTGCTGCTGGCCGGCCTGCCCATGCCCCTGGCCAGCGGCACCAGCCTGCTGCTGATCGCGGCCAACAGCCTGGTGGCCCTGACGGCGCAGGGCCACTGGCCTGCGACCAGCCTGCCGATGATGCTGCCGCTGCTGGCCGGCGGAGCCCTGGGGGGCCTGGTGGGTCAGTGGCTGGCACCGCATCTGCCGGAACGGCAGCTGCGGCGTGGCTTTGCGGCCCTGCTGATCGGCTCGGCCCTTCTCACCGGCGCGGAAGCCTGGAAGCGGCAGACGCCACCGGGAACGATGAAGCAGGCGGAGTCGGCACAACCCCCATCGCCGGCCATGTCGGTGCGCCACGACGCCGCATCAAGGCCTTGA